One window of Scheffersomyces stipitis CBS 6054 chromosome 1, whole genome shotgun sequence genomic DNA carries:
- the TIP120 gene encoding TATA-binding protein-interacting protein, producing MQEINLNSLKDKALDVDPDLRFMALEDFRKYLTSSSSSGSSSGNHRALEGFLPILFRLLSDHNSDVQSQAVKSFEPMIGYLTNDAMLSVVGQLYKLVLEENTKAKGSGSKPNFKSFTTSIPNMALRSMLSTGNTSSRNGTPSQTAAVHPFDVKLSRSIVDLLLPQITKNSINIDAIELLFDVIKNLGFALSKKDIKLLSVFLIDLSFQETGIISKRAIAAYDALTTYIVDESLINENVVHMQQSFNETADIVRFQLYSVVFRNGFVLDPSLVQTTYSDAIRLLKLNELNVDTDEFDFDSLVKLNLARDEALNVINDLISSRCSIVNYETNILDIVAKFIQFNPFDDKDNDMDMDYEEDDIEFSDDENELGDDDENDGSWKLRSKACQLLQSLLRRSPHSLEVIYRDLFSLLPLLDSSELVSHEAIRTAKLVVELTVSPRNELQPLVTTITQKLLVKEKLGQFPIILQLIESLNKFEQTHLIQTVFAKFEELDLDTSGSLDYLILYRNVIDNSDDSGLPSLVVSYIAGDLLKSLNDKSFSIIIESLKIFSSLLQKFGNTVYPEQVRDLTDNLLGKVQDYKSYSSELILACINCLGAIIKDNLTDGAAPIIDTLWNCVTHESTVKPTLEVLYEFYGLDTTTTATGELEEYVVSKLNGLIISPDDSISYLSLTLLKSLIRRISFTETALDKTTSAVVKSISKGNKGNLPLSFEILAYLTETTGALQNKFDEFIDISVGAINGKLIDVNNEPFFRLFELIVANNADLFSRLPSILDLSLETSARSLATVCGQNRLISEIQEQENKLNICLSSKIAAEELPNLVFIVQFLGHCAEYVPLFDVLDKLFTILERGSNNLENEKRINSEAAAVSIGLLVRTDLSNRLSKLMLKYASKELNNYYLVSSLKVVVPKCNIVQLKSIWEYLWINVNETEFDHSLCSEFRNTGDLISELVLRDKSQLEYLYGILSNKPSLSSIYTAIVSVKHLISKLDDTRESLQELEKLILITLPSIDIVNIDIKQLIIGNLLTALHNKPQIILPHLNNDILPGIYRQLKAEVEFKKIIPMGPYKYVLDEGLEIRKLSYEFIYTLISLDAQTINEYNVDIAETAKNIIEQGLVDDQIDIIVLSSINLINFINNHESIFECLLIKDNGAFLSVIAANLKLQLGKKLGAKASAQDTENYQERIKSIIKLIKRISILVESVQLEKVGDSDPVELWAEFHREVKLNFVLFYNSTESK from the exons ATGCAAGAGATTAACCTCAATTCGTTGAAGGACAAGGCGCTCGATGTGGATCCGGATCTCCGGTTCATGGCTCTTGAAGACTTTCGCAAGTACCTCACATCGTCATCGAGCTCTGgttcaagttctggaaatcA TAGAGCCTTGGAAggatttcttccaattttgTTTCGCTTACTTCTGGATCACAATTCTGATGTACAGAGTCAGGCTGTCAAGTCATTCGAGCCTATGATAGGCTATTTGACCAACGATGCCATGCTTTCTGTAGTAGGTCAATTATATAAATTagtgttggaagaaaacaCCAAGGCCAAAGGTTCTGGATCCAAGCCCAATTTCAAGTCGTTTACAACTTCCATTCCTAACATGGCACTTAGACTGATGTTGAGTACTGGTAACACCAGTAGCCGAAACGG CACTCCATCTCAAACTGCTGCAGTTCATCCGTTTGATGTCAAGCTTTCACGGTCTATTGTGGATTTGCTTTTGCCGCAGATAACGAAGAATTCCATCAATATCGACGCCATTGAGCTTTTGTTTGACGtaatcaagaacttgggcTTTGCCTTATCTAAGAAAGATATCAAATTGTTGCTGGTCTTCCTTATCGATTTGTCATTCCAAGAAACAGGTATCATCAGCAAGCGTGCAATAGCTGCATACGATGCCTTGACCACGTATATTGTGGATGAAAGTCTAATTAATGAAAATGTAGTCCATATGCAACAGTCGTTT AATGAGACAGCAGACATCGTCCGATTCCAGTTGTATTCGGTTGTGTTCCGCAACGGTTTTGTGCTCGATCCATCATTGGTGCAGACGACATATTCAGATGCTATCAGATTGTTGAAGCTCAACGAGTTGAACGTAGATACTGACGAGTTTGACTTCGACTCGTTGGTGAAACTTAATCTCGCGAGAGACGAAGCTCTCAATGTtatcaacgacttgatctCGTCTAGATGTAGCATTGTAAACTATGAAACCAACATTCTCGATATTGTTGCCAAGTTCATCCAGTTTAACCCCTTTGATGACAAGGATAACGACATGGACATGGACTATGAGGAAGACGACATTGAATTCAGTGATGATGAGAATGAACTAGGagacgacgacgaaaaTGATGGCTCGTGGAAATTACGTAGTAAGGCATGTCAGTTGCTCCAGTCTTTATTAAGAAGAAGTCCTCATAGTTTGGAAGTCATCTACCGTGATTTATTCTCGTTGCTTCCGTTGTTAGACTCGAGTGAATTGGTCTCTCACGAGGCAATCAGAACTGCAAAGCTTGTTGTGGAATTGACAGTTTCACCGCGAAATGAACTTCAACCACTCGTTACTACAATCACTCAAAAGTTACTTGTCAAGGAGAAGTTGGGCCAATTTCCTatcattttgcaattgataGAAAGCTTGAACAAATTCGAACAAACTCACTTGATACAGACCGTGtttgcaaaatttgaaGAGCTCGATCTTGATACGTCTGGTTCCTTGGACTACTTAATTCTCTACAGGAATGTCATAGACAATTCCGATGATTCTGGTCTTCCCCTGTTGGTGGTGTCATACATTGCTGGTGACTTACTTAAATCTTTGAACGACAAGTCTTTTAGCATTATTATTGAAAGTCTCAAGATTTTCAGCTCACTTTTGCAGAAATTTGGAAATACAGTGTACCCAGAACAGGTTCGAGACTTGACTGATAACTTGTTGGGTAAGGTTCAAGACTACAAGCTGTACTCCAGTGAGCTAATCTTGGCATGTATCAACTGTTTGGGAGCAATCATCAAGGATAACCTAACAGACGGAGCAGCACCAATTATTGACACACTCTGGAATTGTGTGACACATGAGAGTACTGTCAAGCCAACGTTGGAAGTCTTGTATGAGTTTTACGGATTGGATACTACAACTACTGCTACTGGTGAGCTTGAAGAGTATGTTGTATCTAAATTGAACGGGTTGATTATTTCTCCTGATGATTCCATAAGCTACTTGTCGTTGACTTTGTTAAAGTCTTTGATTAGGAGAATTTCGTTCACGGAAACTGCCCTCGACAAAACCACTCTGGCTGTAGTCAAGTCTATTTCCAAAGGCAACAAGGGAAACTTGCCCTTGTCTTTTGAAATATTAGCATATTTGACGGAAACAACAGGAGCTTTACAGAATAAATTTGATGAATTCATTGATATATCTGTTGGTGCCATCAATGGCAAGTTGATTGATGTTAACAACGAGCCTTTTTTCCGTCTCTTTGAGTTGATAGTTGCCAACAATGCTGATTTGTTTTCCAGGCTACCATCCATTTTGGATTTGAGTCTAGAAACAAGTGCCAGATCATTGGCTACTGTTTGTGGCCAGAATAGGTTGATTTCTGAAATCCAGGAACAAGAGAATAAATTGAACATTTGCTTGAGTTCTAAGATTGCTGCTGAGGAGCTTCCCAATCTAGTATTCATTGTGCAATTCTTGGGACACTGCGCAGAGTACGTGCCACTATTCGACGTACTTGACAAACTCTTTACTATCTTGGAAAGAGGAAGCAATAACTTGGAAAATGAGAAGCGGATCAACTC GGAGGCAGCAGCAGTTTCTATTGGTTTACTAGTCAGGACTGATTTGTCAAATAGGcttctgaagttgatgttAAAATATGCATCCAAGGAATTGAATAATTACTACTTGGTTTCGTCACTTAAGGTAGTAGTTCCAAAGTGtaatattgttcaattAAAGTCTATCTGGGAATATTTGTGGATCAATGTTAATGAGACAGAATTTGATCATTCCTTATGTTCTGAGTTTAGAAATACAGGTGATCTCATAAGTGAATTGGTTCTTAGAGACAAAAGCCAACTCGAGTACTTGTATGGAATTCTTTCCAACAAGCCTTCATTGTCATCGATCTACACTGCTATTGTTTCGGTCAAACATTTGATCAGCAAACTTGATGACACACGCGAAAGTTTGCAagaattggagaagttgatcctTATCACATTGCCATCTATCGACATTGTCAACATTGATATTAAGCAGTTGATTATTGGCAATTTGCTTACAGCCTTGCACAACAAGCCGCAGATCATTTTGCCCCATTTGAACAATGATATCCTTCCAGGAATCTACAGACAGTTAAAGGCGGAAGTAGAGTTCAAAAAGATTATCCCCATGGGCCCTTACAAGTATGTGCTAGATGAGGGGTTGGAAATCAGAAAGTTAAGTTATGAATTCATATACACTTTAATTTCGTTGGACGCACAAACCATCAATGAGTACAACGTCGACATTGCTGAGACTGCCAAGAATATCATAGAGCAAGGACTTGTAGATGATCAAATTGACATCATTGTCTTATCAAGTATCAACTTGAttaatttcatcaacaaccaTGAGTCGATATTTGAATGTCTTCTTATTAAAGACAATGGAGCCTTTCTTTCTGTTATTGCTGCCAACTTAAAATTGCAACTAGGAAAAAAGTTGGGTGCGAAGGCATCTGCTCAAGATACTGAGAATTACCAGGAACGTATTAAATCCATCATAAAGCTCATCAAGAGAATCAGCATCTTGGTAGAATCGGTGCAGCTAGAAAAGGTTGGTGACTCTGATCCAGTTGAATTATGGGCAGAATTCCACAGGGAAGTAAAGCTTAACTTCGTATTGTTCTACAACAGTACTGAGAGTAAGTaa
- a CDS encoding predicted protein, whose translation MSQNIPAWKRIGLKVKKELETDPLALSSHLESSNLTKKDIKHINKQKRKAEDSAKEKSKKPPKRVKLPKSEKPPPPEKDQLVYLRQYHKDKDNWKFSKQKQNWILKNIRNIPGEYEEALSVYLEGLQGGSRTRIVDSLKAVIEKWNVLAAEAEAKVEKELEEKLSGKKAEEENEKKGEEKNEEKKKETEKEEDAVDLEYALRCRNLVFVLTDEKVPLKG comes from the coding sequence ATGTCGCAAAACATCCCTGCCTGGAAGAGGATCGGGTTAAAAGTCAAGAAGGAGTTGGAGACAGACCCGCTTGCGCTTTCGTCGCATCTTGAGAGCTCAAATTTGACTAAGAAGGACATAAAGCATATTAAcaaacagaagagaaaggcAGAAGACTCAGCCAAGGagaaatccaagaaaccTCCCAAGAGAGTCAAATTACCGAAGAGTGAAAAacctcctcctccagaAAAGGACCAGCTTGTCTACCTCAGGCAGTATCATAAGGATAAGGATAACTGGAAGTTTTCcaaacagaaacagaactggatcttgaagaatattaGAAACATACCTGGAGAATATGAAGAAGCCTTGTCTGTGTATTTGGAAGGATTGCAGGGAGgttccagaacaagaatagtGGATAGTTTGAAGGCAGTGATTGAGAAATGGAATGTACttgctgctgaagctgaGGCTAAGGTTGAGaaagaattagaagaaAAGCTTCTGGGCAAGAAGGCTGAggaagagaatgaaaagaagggtgaagagaagaatgaagagaagaaaaaggaaacagaaaaggaagaagatgccGTAGATCTTGAGTATGCTTTGAGATGTAGAAACTTGGTTTTCGTTTTGACAGACGAGAAGGTCCCGTTGAAGGGA